The Mycolicibacterium monacense genome contains the following window.
GGGTCGGACAGCAGCGGGAAGGTCAGGCCCTCCTTGTCGCGGAACTTCGCGAGCTTGGCCGGTTTGTCGGGTGAGATGCCCACCACGTCGACACCCGCGTCGTTGAGTTCGGCGAGGTTGTCCCGGAAGTCGCAGGCCTGCTTGGTGCAGCCCGGCGTGGACGCGGCCGGGTAGAAGTACACGATGACCTTGCGGCCCTTGTAGTTTGAGAGGTTGACGGTGTTCCCGTCGGCGTCGGGGAGGCTGAAGTCCGGTGCGGTGTCGCCTACCGCCAGGCGGGGGGTCTGAGGCATGGCTGTCCCTTCTGGTCGACCGGTGCCGTCGGCGTCACACCGGCTGATCTAGGGTAGTTCCGCAGGACGGGGACCAGACTGGGGACCCAGCACGGGAGTTGGAGGACAAACGTGGCGGACCGGGATCCCGAGGCCATCAAGAAGGACATCGACGCTGCTCGCGACCAGTTGGCGCTGACCGTCGATTCGCTGGCCGAGCGGGCCAACCCACGCAGGTTGGCCGACGACATCAAGACTCAGGTGATCCGGTTCGTGTCCCAACCGCCGGTGGCGGTGTCGCTGGCCGGCGTGACCCTGCTCATCGTCGTGGTGGCGGTGCGCCGCCGCCGCTGACGGTCGTCAGCGGCGCCGGGACGGCAGCAGCCAGTCGACGAGGGACGGCCTCGGCGGATTGGCGCGCAGGCCGATGCGGCTGCAGCTCACCACCGCGACCGGGGTGGACGCGCCGGTGCGGTCACCCGGTGCCGGGAACGGCACGGTCGGAATTTGCACTGGCGTCATCAGCTAAGTCCTCGATCTTTCGGTGCGTGGCAGTGGCAAAACCGTCAGCTAACGCATGACGGTACCTGCCAGGATCGCGACTGGCCAGTTCGTTGCCCGAAATTGCGGGATGTGCGCTTGCCGCGGCAACCTTAAGGTAGTCCGCTGGCGTACCAGAGTAAGTTGCATTATGGTCAGTCAGCACATTGCGGGCGAAACCGGCCAGGGGTGGAGCAGAAGTCGACTCGATGTTCCCGTGCGGAACGAGCGGAATTGACTGCTGGCCGCCCGCCGCGCGTCGGTGGATCAGTCGGCGAACTCTTTAGCTCCTTGAACGTGGTCGCTGACCGGTGCTCGTGGCGAGTGGCGACCGCGTCGGTGTCCTGCAGCGGGCGCGAGGTCGGGCCCTCGGCCGAGCGCGATTGCCTCGGAGAAGTGGGGCTCTCAGCCAAAATTAAGGCAATTCGGCCAACGGGGTCGTCAATTAGGCGCTGTTCGCTTACCCTCACCCGAGGCGTCATACAGCAAATCTCGTATATGGGTGAGCGGCTCCGGCCGCGGCTCAGTACCGGACACGGCTCGAGCCGCCTGGATCCGGGTCATATAGGAGAGGGATTTCGTGGCGGGCAGACATCGCAGTAGTGGCAAGGGGCAGCACCGACGCAAGGCGGAGGGGCCACGCGTCCTTCCGGTGTCGGGGTGGCTGAGCGCGGGGGCGGTCACCGTCGCGATGGGTGCGGCCATGATCGCAGGTGCCGGATTGGCGCAGGCCGATTCGACCTCGGGCAGCGATTCCTCGTCAGCCTCACAGCCGGCCAAGGGCGATACCGGCGCGTCCACTGACGGCGATCAGTCGTCACGGGACGACGGGGACGGCAAGAGGCGATTCGGCGCGACGATTTCCAGGATCGATCGCGACGACGCCGACGAGAGACCGCGCGGACACACTCGCCGCGCGAAGGACGACGACGGCGACACGAAGTCGATCAGGGACCTGAAGAAATCCCTCGCGGATGCGTCGCGGTCGCGGGCGGCGGACGACAGTTCAGATGCGAGGACGACCGGCACCGGCAGCCCCGCGAACGAGGGCGCCGCATCCGATGGCGACACCGCGCCAGCGGCCCCCTCAGCCGACGCCCCCGCCGCCAACCGGGTCCTGGCAGCGACCGCGGCGAGAACGCCCGCGAAGCCGCTGACTCGACAGGACCCGGCTGTCGTGATCGGGAACGTCGTCGGGCTGTTCGTCGGCAATGGCACCGCTGATCGCCCCAACGCGGGATTGCTGCTCGGCAACGGTTACAGCTACACCGCGACCACGTGCCCGGCGAGCACGGTGTGCTCCGGCGGCCACGGCGGTCTGCTGATAGGCAACGGCGGCAATGGCTTTCGCGGCGGCAACGGCGGCAACGCCGGGTTCATCGGTAACGGTGGGGCAGGCGGGGCCGGGGAGGCCGGCAGCAACAACGGTGCAGGCGGGCGTGGCGGCAGGGGTGGCCTGCTCGTCGGCAACGGTGGGGCAGGCGGCGCGGGCGCGGCCGGTGTAGCCGGTGTTCGCGGCGGAGACGGCGGCGCAGGCGGCGCGGGCGGTCACGCCGGGTTGTTGTCGATATACGGAACCGGCGGCGCGGGCGGGGCCGGTGGGATGGGCGCCAACGGTGCGGACGGCATCGACGGTGTGGCAGCGGGTGAGTGGGGCACCAGCGGTGTCGGCGGCGGCGCCGGTGGTGCCGGTGGTGTCGGTGGGCGCAGCGGCATGCTGTTCGGGTACGCCGGCGACGGCGGTATCGGCGGCGCGGCCGGTACCGGAGGCAGGGGCGGCAACGGGGTGAATGGCGCGGACGCCACCATCGCGGGCGCCGCAGGCGGTCGAGGCGGCGACGGCGGTAGCGGCGGAGCGGGTGGGATCGGCGGCGCCGGCGGCAGCGCCGGAGCGCAACGCGGGTTCGGCCGGGTCGGCGCCAACGGCGACGGCGGCGCCGGCGCGCGGGGTGGCGATGCGGGCACTCCCGGTGACGGCGGGGACGGCAAGGCCGGCGATGCCGTGATCGTCAACGGCGGAGCTGGCGGAAACGGTGGCAACCCCGGCACGGTGGGCGCCGCCGGAATAGGCGGCGCCGCCGGCACCCGCAGGCTCGGCGGCGGCACGGCGGGTGCAAGTGGTGACGCCGGCGAAGCGGTGATCGGCCCGGTTGGCAACGGCGGAGACGGCGGCGCCGGATTCAGTCCCACTGCCGCCGGGGCCAGTGGCGGTGACGGCGGTGCGGGCGGTCATGGCGGCGCGATCGGCAACGGCGGTGCAGGCGGAGCGGGCGGCAACGGGGCGGCAGGCACCAACGGTTCCAACGCGATTGTGTTGACCCAGAACGTCATTCAACTCGGCGTCATCCCCGCGGAGAACGGTACTGCCGGCGGGAACGGTGGAGTCGGCGGTGCGGGCGGCTTGGGCGGCTCGATCTCCGGCGACGGCGGCACCGGCGGGACCGGCGGCACGGGCGGGGCCGGCGGGAACGGCGGCGCCGGGGGCAATGGAGTGCACGGCGCGGACAGCAGCTTCCTGGCGCCCAACCCACGCGCTGGCGGTGACGGGACGAATGGCGGCGACGGCGGCAGCGGCGGCAGCGGCGGCACGGGTGGAGCAGGCGGCGGCACCGCGGCGGGCGGGTCGGGCCAGGCGGGACGTAACGGCGACGGCGGCGCGGGTGGGCGTGGCGGGAACGCCGGGTCGGCCGGTAACGGCGGCAACGGCGGCAACGGGCTTTTCGGTGACGGTGCCGACGGCGGCAACGGCGGCGACCCGGGCACCCGCGGAGCGGGCGGCTCGCGCGGCGCGGCGGGCACCGGCGGCTACGCCGACAGCGGCAATGCCGGCGCCGCGGGCGTCGACGGCGCCGCGGTCACGAGCGGTGGCAACGGCGGCAACGGCGGCAACGGCGCCGACGGCGAGCTGGTCGGCAACGGCGGCAACGGCGGCAACGGCGGGGCGGTCGGCAACGGCGGCAACGGCGGCAACGGGGGCGACGGCGCGGCCGGCGCGGCGGGCGCTCACGCTGCCCACGGAGGCGGTGGTGCGGGCACTTCTGGATCGGCGGGTATGGATGGAGGTAACGGCGGGGCAGGCGGCCTCGGTGGATCGACGTCGGGCAACGGCGGCAACGGTGGTGCCGGCGGCAACGGCGGCAACGGCGGTCTCGGCGGTAACGGCGGCAACGGCAAGTCGGGTGATGGGTACCTCGACCCCGGCCAGCAAGGCGGCAATGGCGGCGAAGGTGGTTTCGCCGGTGACGGCGGCGTCGGCGGAGCGGGTGGCGCGGCATTGGGTTCGGGTGATGGCGGCGCGGGCGGGGTCGGCGGTTCCGGCGGCATCGGCGGGAAGGGCGGGGCCGGCGGCCACGGCGGTCAGAACGGAGATCAGCCGCTCCCGGACGGCCCTATAGGCGGCGTTGCTCCCGACGCCGGCCATGGCGGCACCGGCGCGAGCGGCGGTCACGGCGGCTTCGGCGGCAGCGGTGGCGCCGGCGGTGCGGCTCACGGCTCGGGCAACGGTGGAGCCGGCGGCAAAGCAGGAGCGGCCGGCGCCGGTGGCTCCGGCGGTAGCGGCGGAGCGGGCGGACTCGATGAGGACAACTACGAGACGTACGGCGGCCACGGCGGCAGCGCCGGCGACGGCGGGCCCGGCGGCTTCGCCGGTACCGGCGGCGCCGGCGGAGCGGCCATGGGTGCAGGCAACGGCGGTGCCGGCGGCGACGGCGGGGCCGGCGCCAACGGTGGTGTCGGCGGCAGAGGTGGCGACGGCGGTTCCAGTGAAGGATGGATGTCCGGCTTAGGCGGCTGGGGCGGTGACGGCGGTGACGCCTCCGGGGGCGGAGCCGGCGGTGCCGGCGGTGCCGCGCACGGAACGGGGAGCGGTGGCGTCGGTGGCGCGGGTGACGTCGGCGGTGTCGGCGGCCTCGGCGGCGACGGCGGTCACGGTGGCGCGTACATCAACAACGGCAGAGCATCTGGGGGCGGCAAGGCCGGCGACGGCGGCCGTGGCGGGAGCGGTGGCTTGGGCGGCGACGGCGGCGATTCCGCGCTCGGACCCGCAGGCGCCGGTGGCACCGGTGGCAACGCCAACGCCGGCGGCAAAGGCGGTAACGGTGGTAACGGCGGCACCGGCGGCTTCGGCGGCTTGTTCGGGACATCCCCCGGCTACGGCGGCCAAGGCCACAACGGCGGTAACGGTGGTGCGGGCGGCAATGGCGGCTGGGGCGGCGACGGCGGCGACTCCGGCGCCGACGCGGGCGGGGCCGGCGGGAACGGCGGGGACGGCGCCGCCGGCGGGAGCGGCGGCGCGGCGGGGCTGGGCGGAACGGGAAACCAGTGGGGCGCCGAACCCGGCGGACCCGGCAATCCAGGCTTAGCTGGACAGCCGGGCAGCGGCGGCAGCGCGGGCATCGGTGGCACCGGCGGCTCCGGCACGTCCGCCGGGGCGCCCGGCGACCACGGCGAGGAGGGGCCGAACGGCACCTAAGGCATCACACTGGGTCGGTCGGCGCGTACTGGGCGCCGACCGACCTGGGGCAAGCCAAGCAACGGTCCGAAACGACGAAAGCCCCGCCGAGGCGAGGCTTTCGTGGTGGTGCGCCGTCAGGGTTTCGAACCCCGGACCCGCTGATTAAGAGTCAGCTGCTCTACCAACTGAGCTAACGGCGCGCGGGGAAGACGATAACAGGACTTCGGCCGTGAGGTGAAATCGCGTCGTCGCGTGGGTATCCACGGATCTCACCGGCAGGCTGCATGTCGGTGCTGCCAGTAGACTGTGGCACTGAGAAATCCGTGTGAGTAGAACCCTGGGTGTGAGGTGGAGAAGACAATGTGGCAGGTCCGTTCGGTGACCCGTCCGCGGCGGCAACGAGCCTGGTGGGCGGGCATGCTGGTGGTTCCCGCCATGGTGCTGGGGCTCACCTCGTGTTCGAGCGACTCGGAGGAACAGGCTCAGCAGGTCATCACCGACAAGGGCACCCCGTTCGGTGACCTGTTGGTGCCGAAGCTCACGTCTTCGGTGACCGACGGGGCCGTGGGCGTCGCGGTGGACAGTCCGGTCACCGTCGCGGCCGAAGGTGGCGTCCTGGGCTCGGTGACGATGGTCAACGAGGACGGTGAGGCCGTCTCGGGCAAGTTGAGCCAGGACGGGCTGACCTGGGCCACCACCGAGCCGCTCGGCTACAACAAGAGCTATACGCTCACCGCGAAGTCGATGGGCCTCGGCGGTGTCACCAGCAGGCAGATGACGTTCGAGACGCATTCGCCGGAGAACCTGACGATGCCCTACGTCCTGCCCAACGAGGGTGAGGTCGTCGGCGTCGGTCAGCCGGTGGCGATCCGGTTCGACGAGAACATCACCAACCGGTTGGCGGCGCAGCGGGCCATCTCGGTGAAGACGGACCCGCCCGTCGAGGGTGCGTTCTACTGGCTGAGCAACCAGGAGGTCCGCTGGCGTCCCGCGGAGTACTGGGAGCCGGGCACCAAGGTCCAGGTCGAGGTGAACACCTACGGCGTCGACCTCGGTGACGGGCTGTTCGGCCAGGACAACGTCAAGACCCAGTTCACCGTCGGTGACCAGGTCGTCGCCACCGCCGACGACTCGACGAAGACACTGACGGTCCGGCGGAACGGCGCCGTCGTCAAGACCATGCCGATCTCGATGGGCAAGAACAGCACCCCGACCAACAACGGGACCTACATCATCGGCGACCGGTACTCGCATCTGGTGATGGACTCGTCGACCTACGGGGTGCCGGTCAACTCGCCCAACGGTTATCGCACCGAGGTGGATTGGGCCACCCAGATGTCCTACAGCGGTATCTACGTCCACTCCGCGCCGTGGTCGGTGGGCTCGCAGGGGCAAAGCAACGTCAGCCACGGGTGCCTCAACGTCAGCCCGTCGAACGCCAAGTGGTTCTTCGACAACACCAAGCGCGGGGACATCGTCGAGGTCGTCAACACCGTCGGTTCGGTACTGCCGGGCACCGACGGTCTCGGCGACTGGAACATCCCGTGGGAGCAGTGGCAGGCCGGTAACGCCGGAGTCTGACCCCGAGACGAAAGAAGCGCCTCACCTTTTCAGGTGAGGCGCTTCTTCGTACTTCGGGTGGCTGACGGGACTCGAACCCGCGACAGCCAGGATCACAACCTGGTGCTCTACCAACTGAACTACAGCCACCATCGCTGCGGACCCACCGGGCCGCGCAGCCCGTCGATCTTAACCGGTCGTGTGCCCTGCGGCCGAATCGGTATCCGCCGCGTCCTTGCCGGGCGGGCCGAGCTCGGCGGCGATCGCGGCGATATCGCTGGTCGACGGGCCGGGCGGAGCGACGAACGCCGTCTGCCGGTAGTACTTCAGCTCGCGGATCGACTCGTGGATGTCGGCCAGCGCGCGGTGCGCAAGACCTTTCTCGGGCTGACCGAAGTAGATCCGCGGATACCACCGGCGGCACAACTCCTTGATCGAGCTGACGTCGATCATTCGGTAGTGCAGATAGTCGTCGAGTTTGGCCATGTCGCGGGCGATGAACCCGCGGTCGGTGGCGATCGAGTTCCCGGCCAGCGGCGCCGTCTTGGCCTGTTTGACGTGCCCGCGGATGTAGTCGAGCACCATCTCCTCGGCCGTCGCGAGGTCGACCGTGGAGGCACGCACCTCCTCGATCAGCCCCGAGCGGGTGTGCATCTCGGTCACCACCGGGATCATGGCGTCGAGCGCCTCGTCGGGCGCGTGGATCACCACGTCGAGCCCGTCGCCGAGGATGTTCAGGTCGGCATCGGTGACCAGCACCGCGATCTCGATGAGCAGATCCGACCTCAGATCCAGGCCGGTCATCTCGCAGTCGATCCACACCAGTTCGTCACGCACAGCGAATCAGGGTATTCGCCCCCGCCGCGGATGTGCGCCGACACCCGTCACTGCGGACCGTCCCCAGTAGGGTCAGCGCCATGACCAGTGAGTCGACTGACGGCCGCGCCGCCGGGATCGCCGCGGGCTACGCCACCGAAGGCCAGGCGCTGGAGTTGGGCACCGTCGTCGTCGACGGCGTGGCCGATCCGGCCGCCCGGGTGCGGATCCCGCTGGCGACCGTGAACCGTCACGGCCTGGTCGCCGGCGCGACCGGCACCGGCAAGACGAAGTCGCTGCAGGTGCTCGCCGAACAGTTGTCGGCCGCGGGCGTGCCGGTGCTGATGGCCGATGTGAAAGGCGATCTGTCCGGGCTGGCCCGGCCCGGTGAACCCGGTGAGAAGGTCTCCGAACGGGCCGCCGACACCGGCGACGCCTGGACTCCGACGGCGTACCCGGTCGAGTTCCTGACCCTTGGAACCGGCGGTGTCGGGGTGCCGGTGCGCGCCACGGTGTCCAGCTTCGGCCCGATCCTGCTGTCGAAGGTGTTGGGGCTCAATCAGACTCAGGAGTCGACGCTCGGTTTGATCTTCCACTGGGCCGACCAGAAGGGGTTGCCGCTGCTCGATCTGAAGGATCTGCGGTCGGTGATCCACTTCCTCACCAGCGAAGAGGGGAAACCCGAACTCAAGGCGCTCGGGGCTGTGTCCTCGACGACGGCCGGGGTGATTTTGCGCACGCTGATCAACCTCGAGGCCGAGGGGGCGGACACCTTCTTCGGTGAACCCGAGTTCGAACCCGACGATCTGCTGCGCCTCCACGCTGACGGCCGCGGCGTCGTCACATTGCTCGAACTGGGCAGCCAGGCCGCCCGCCCGGTGCTGTTCTCCACCTTCCTCATGTGGGTGCTGGCCGATCTGTTCACGACGCTGCCGGAGGTCGGTGACCTCGACAAGCCGAAGCTCGTGTTCTTCTTCGACGAGGCGCACCTGCTGTTCGCGGACGCGTCGAAGGCGTTCCTCGAACAGGTCGAACAGACCGTCAAGCTGATCCGGTCCAAGGGCGTCGGCGTGTTCTTCTGCACGCAACTGCCGACCGACGTACCCAACGGCGTGCTGTCACAACTCGGCGCGCGGGTGCAGCACGCGTTGCGCGCGTTCACCCCGGACGACGAGAAGGCGCTGCGCAAGACCGTCCGCACCTACCCGAAAACCGATGTCTACGACCTGCAGTCGGCGCTGTCGACGCTGGGTATCGGCGAGGCGATCGTCACGGTGCTCTCCGAGCAGGGCGTCCCGACGCCGGTGGCGTGGACGCGGATGCGGGCCCCGCGGTCGCTGATGGACACCATCGGCGCCGAGGCGATCACGGCCGCCGCCACGGCCAGCCCGCTGCAGGCCGAGTACGGCCAGACCGTCGACCGTGAATCCGCCTACGAGCGGCTGGCCGCCCGGTTGGCGCCGCCGCCGGCCGCGCCGCCCGCGGACCTGCCGCCGGTTCCGCCGCCGTACGATATTCCGCCCATGCCCGCGCCCGCGCCGGAGCCGGGTCTGTTCGACAAGGTGATGGACAGCCCGGCCTTCAAGAGCGCGATGCGGTCAGCGGGCACCGTCATCGGCCGCGAGATCACCCGCAGCATCTTCGGCACCGGTCGCCGGCGCCGCCGTCGTTAGTTGTCGACACCCTCGCCGACATCAGACTTCTGACACGCCGGGGCGCCCATATGCGTACCGGAACCTTATTCCGGCGCGAGTAGGCGACGGCGCGGGTAAGCCGTCGTCAGTCGCCGCCGAGCTTCTTGTAGACCGCGCCGACGATCGGCGTGACGATCGCGCGCGGGGCGTACCCGCTGGCCACCGACATGGCCTTCGACGTCACCCCCGGAACCACCCGCATCTTGTTGCTCTCCAGCCCGTCGAGGGAGAGTTTGGCGGTGTACTCGGTCGAGATCCACAGGAAGTCGGGGATGAGCTTCTCCACCAGCGACTGCTCGTGTTCGTCGGGCAGGGTCTCGCGCACCGGGCCGGGCGCGAGCAGCGTGACGTGCACACCGGCACCCTTGAGTTCACCGCGCAGCGATTCGCTGAAGGTGTTGACGAACGCCTTGGTCGCCGCGTAGGTCGCGTTGTTCGGGATGGGGGAGTTCCCGGCCGCCGATCCGGAGATCAGGATGCCGCCGGACCGACGCGCCACCATCCCGGGCAGCACGGCGAGCACCAGATCGTGCACGCCGAGCACGTTCAACTGGACCTGCGCCTTCTCGTCGGCGGGGTCGAGCCGCGCGACGGGCCCGAACGTGGCGGTCCCGGCGTTGGCGCACAGGATGGAGATCTCGCGGGTGGCCAGCTCGTCACACAGCGCGGTGCGGGCGGCCGGATCGGCCAGGTCCACCGGGCGCACCTCGACCGTCACGCCGTAGCGCTCGGTCAGCCGGGTCGCCAACGTGGTGAGCACTTCTTCGCGGCGCGCCGTGATGATCAGGTGGTGTCCACGCGCGGCCAACTCGGTGGCCAGCGCTTCGCCGATGTTCTGGGACGCGCCGGTCACGACCGCGCGGGCATCGGGGCGGGGTGCGGGTACTGGCATGGGCGGGACTATATCGGGACGGCCGCGTGCGCGGTCACCTCGCGTCCGTGGTCTATATCGTGGGCGACCGTGACCCAACACGCGCCGAAACCCCCGCCCTCGGCGCCGACCGCCGGCCGAGCCCGCATCGTCGCGTGGGCCCTGTGGGACTGCGGGAACACCGGGATGAACGCGATCGTCGCGACGTTCGTGTTCGCGGTGTACCTCACCGGCGCGGTGGGTTCGGATCTTCCCGGCGACACCTCGGCCACCAGTTGGCTGGGCCGCGCGATGACCGTGGCCGGTCTGGTGGTGGCGGTGCTGGCCCCGGTGACCGGGGTGTGGGTGCAGGCCCCACGCCGGCGACGGGTGGTGCTGACCGTGCTGACCGGCACCGCGGTCCTGCTCACGGCGTCGATGAGCCTGATCCGCGACGACCACCGCTACCTGTGGGCGGGTCTGGTGCTGCTGGCCTGCACCGCGGCGTGCGGCGATCTGGCCAGCGTCCCCTACAACGCGATGCTGCGGCAGTTGGCCGGCCCGCAGCGGTCGGGACGGATCTCCGGAATAGGCTGGGCGTCAGGCTATCTCGGCAGCGTCTTCCTGCTGCTGCTGGTGTACGTGGGTTTTGTCTCCGGCGACGGCGACACCCGTGGCCTGCTCGGCATCCCGGTTTCCGACGGTCAGAACATCCGCGCGGCGATGCTGCTTGCCGCCGCCTGGTTCCTGCTCTTCGCGCTGCCCCTGCTGCTCACGGTGCCGCCACATCTGCCCGGCGCCGACGAGGTCGACCCGGATCAGCCCTCCGGGGTGTTCGCCGCCTACCGCAGGCTGTGGACGGAGATCGCCGGCGAATGGCGGCGCGACCGCAACATCGTCTACTACCTGCTCGCCAGTGCGGTGTTCCGCGACGGACTCGCCGGGGTGTTCGCCTTCGGTGCGGTGCTCGGGGTGAGCGTCTACGGCATCTCCGAGGCCGACGTCCTGCTGTTCGGTGTGAGCGCATGTGTGGTGGCCGCGGTCGGGGCGGTCATCGGTGGTCTGATCGACGACCGGGTGGGCTCGAAACCGGTGATCGTGGTGTCGCTGACCGCGATGATCGCGGTCGGTCTGACGCTGCTGAGCCTGTCGGGCCCGTCGGCGTTCTGGGTGTGCGGTCTGCTGCTGTGCCTGTTCATCGGCCCGACGCAGTCCTCGGCACGCACGTTGATGCTGCGGATGTCGCCGCCCGGTAAGGAGGGTGTCGCGTTCGGCCTCTACACCACGACGGGCCGGGCGGTGGCGTTCCTCGCGCCGTGGCTGTTCTTCATGTTCATCGACCTGTTCGACAGCGACCGCGCGGGCATGGCGGGGCTGTGCGTGGTGCTGGCCGCCGGGCTGGCGGCCATGCTCGCGGTGCGCGCACCGCACCGCCGGCCGGCGTTAGCGCATGCCGACGCAGAAGGTCAGCCCTGACCCGGTGTTCTGTTCCACCTGCGCGCCGTTGATCGTCACCGAACAGGTGACGTCGCGTCCGACGTTGATGATGCTGATGCGTGCCGAACTGCGCGCCGGCGACGGCAACTCCACCTGCTTGCTCCACGGCAGGGCGACGTTGAACTCGGTCTGCGGGACGCCGCCGGTGTCGGTGTAGGTGATGTTGATGACGCGCCCCTCGCCGACGACGTCGTAGGTGACGGTCTCGGTCGACTCCGACGGCGGCGGCGTGGACGGCGCGGTCGACGACCGCGGTGTGGTCGGCAGCGGGACCACCGGTGTCGGGATGCGCGAGGTGGTGGTGGGCCGTTCCGACGTCGTCGCGGTGGGCTCGGGCATCGAGGGGGCCGGTGCGACCACGGTCTGCTGCCGGGAGCTGTTGGTGATGACCAGTGCGATCACCAGCGCCACGACGAGCAGGACGACCGCGCCCGCCAGCACCCACAACCACATCGGCGACTTGGGGCCCTCGGGAGGCGGTTGCTGGGGGCCGCCTGGCCCGTACTGACCGGTCGCGTACGGGTCGTATCCGTACTGGCCGTACTGGTAGTACGGCGACAGCTGCTCCGTCGGATTCGGTGCGGCGGGAGGCTGATACGCCGGACCGTACGGGGCCTGGTTGGCGTACGCGGGGTCCGGCTGGCC
Protein-coding sequences here:
- the orn gene encoding oligoribonuclease, producing the protein MRDELVWIDCEMTGLDLRSDLLIEIAVLVTDADLNILGDGLDVVIHAPDEALDAMIPVVTEMHTRSGLIEEVRASTVDLATAEEMVLDYIRGHVKQAKTAPLAGNSIATDRGFIARDMAKLDDYLHYRMIDVSSIKELCRRWYPRIYFGQPEKGLAHRALADIHESIRELKYYRQTAFVAPPGPSTSDIAAIAAELGPPGKDAADTDSAAGHTTG
- a CDS encoding MmpS family transport accessory protein, which encodes MTESPRRDGAEPTQPLGNGYQGQPDPAYANQAPYGPAYQPPAAPNPTEQLSPYYQYGQYGYDPYATGQYGPGGPQQPPPEGPKSPMWLWVLAGAVVLLVVALVIALVITNSSRQQTVVAPAPSMPEPTATTSERPTTTSRIPTPVVPLPTTPRSSTAPSTPPPSESTETVTYDVVGEGRVINITYTDTGGVPQTEFNVALPWSKQVELPSPARSSARISIINVGRDVTCSVTINGAQVEQNTGSGLTFCVGMR
- the cmrA gene encoding mycolate reductase (Catalyzes the final step in mycolic acid biosynthesis.), with the translated sequence MPVPAPRPDARAVVTGASQNIGEALATELAARGHHLIITARREEVLTTLATRLTERYGVTVEVRPVDLADPAARTALCDELATREISILCANAGTATFGPVARLDPADEKAQVQLNVLGVHDLVLAVLPGMVARRSGGILISGSAAGNSPIPNNATYAATKAFVNTFSESLRGELKGAGVHVTLLAPGPVRETLPDEHEQSLVEKLIPDFLWISTEYTAKLSLDGLESNKMRVVPGVTSKAMSVASGYAPRAIVTPIVGAVYKKLGGD
- a CDS encoding DUF3618 domain-containing protein, which encodes MADRDPEAIKKDIDAARDQLALTVDSLAERANPRRLADDIKTQVIRFVSQPPVAVSLAGVTLLIVVVAVRRRR
- a CDS encoding L,D-transpeptidase → MWQVRSVTRPRRQRAWWAGMLVVPAMVLGLTSCSSDSEEQAQQVITDKGTPFGDLLVPKLTSSVTDGAVGVAVDSPVTVAAEGGVLGSVTMVNEDGEAVSGKLSQDGLTWATTEPLGYNKSYTLTAKSMGLGGVTSRQMTFETHSPENLTMPYVLPNEGEVVGVGQPVAIRFDENITNRLAAQRAISVKTDPPVEGAFYWLSNQEVRWRPAEYWEPGTKVQVEVNTYGVDLGDGLFGQDNVKTQFTVGDQVVATADDSTKTLTVRRNGAVVKTMPISMGKNSTPTNNGTYIIGDRYSHLVMDSSTYGVPVNSPNGYRTEVDWATQMSYSGIYVHSAPWSVGSQGQSNVSHGCLNVSPSNAKWFFDNTKRGDIVEVVNTVGSVLPGTDGLGDWNIPWEQWQAGNAGV
- a CDS encoding helicase HerA-like domain-containing protein; translation: MTSESTDGRAAGIAAGYATEGQALELGTVVVDGVADPAARVRIPLATVNRHGLVAGATGTGKTKSLQVLAEQLSAAGVPVLMADVKGDLSGLARPGEPGEKVSERAADTGDAWTPTAYPVEFLTLGTGGVGVPVRATVSSFGPILLSKVLGLNQTQESTLGLIFHWADQKGLPLLDLKDLRSVIHFLTSEEGKPELKALGAVSSTTAGVILRTLINLEAEGADTFFGEPEFEPDDLLRLHADGRGVVTLLELGSQAARPVLFSTFLMWVLADLFTTLPEVGDLDKPKLVFFFDEAHLLFADASKAFLEQVEQTVKLIRSKGVGVFFCTQLPTDVPNGVLSQLGARVQHALRAFTPDDEKALRKTVRTYPKTDVYDLQSALSTLGIGEAIVTVLSEQGVPTPVAWTRMRAPRSLMDTIGAEAITAAATASPLQAEYGQTVDRESAYERLAARLAPPPAAPPADLPPVPPPYDIPPMPAPAPEPGLFDKVMDSPAFKSAMRSAGTVIGREITRSIFGTGRRRRRR
- the bcp gene encoding thioredoxin-dependent thiol peroxidase, which gives rise to MPQTPRLAVGDTAPDFSLPDADGNTVNLSNYKGRKVIVYFYPAASTPGCTKQACDFRDNLAELNDAGVDVVGISPDKPAKLAKFRDKEGLTFPLLSDPDKEVLTAWGAFGEKTMYGKTVQGVIRSTFLVDEDGKIAEAQYNVRATGHVAKLRRDLSV
- a CDS encoding MFS transporter, translated to MTQHAPKPPPSAPTAGRARIVAWALWDCGNTGMNAIVATFVFAVYLTGAVGSDLPGDTSATSWLGRAMTVAGLVVAVLAPVTGVWVQAPRRRRVVLTVLTGTAVLLTASMSLIRDDHRYLWAGLVLLACTAACGDLASVPYNAMLRQLAGPQRSGRISGIGWASGYLGSVFLLLLVYVGFVSGDGDTRGLLGIPVSDGQNIRAAMLLAAAWFLLFALPLLLTVPPHLPGADEVDPDQPSGVFAAYRRLWTEIAGEWRRDRNIVYYLLASAVFRDGLAGVFAFGAVLGVSVYGISEADVLLFGVSACVVAAVGAVIGGLIDDRVGSKPVIVVSLTAMIAVGLTLLSLSGPSAFWVCGLLLCLFIGPTQSSARTLMLRMSPPGKEGVAFGLYTTTGRAVAFLAPWLFFMFIDLFDSDRAGMAGLCVVLAAGLAAMLAVRAPHRRPALAHADAEGQP